The Camelina sativa cultivar DH55 chromosome 14, Cs, whole genome shotgun sequence genome includes a window with the following:
- the LOC104741624 gene encoding elongation factor 1-delta 1, whose protein sequence is MAAFPNLNSDAGLKKLDEHLLTRSYITGYQASKDDITVFAALAKPPTSQHVNASRWYNHIDALLRISGVSAEGSGVVVEGSAPITEEAVATPPAADSKDAAAEEDDDDVDLFGEETEEEKKAAEERAASVKASTKKKESGKSSVLIDIKPWDDETDMKKLEEAVRSIQMEGLFWGASKLVPVGYGIKKLQIMCTIVDDLVSIDTMIEEQLTVEPINEYVQSCDIVAFNKI, encoded by the exons ATGGCGGCCTTCCCTAACCTTAACTCTGATGCTGGATTGAAGAAGCTCGATGAGCATCTTCTCACTCGCAGTTACATCACTGG GTACCAGGCTTCAAAGGATGATATCACTGTTTTCGCAGCTCTTGCAAAGCCCCCAACTTCCCAGCATGTGAATGCTTCTCGTTGGTACAACCACATTGATGCCCTCTTGAGGATCTC TGGTGTCTCCGCTGAAGGAAGCGGTGTCGTTGTTGAGGGATCTGCCCCTATCACAGAAGAGGCTGTTGCTACTCCCCCTGCAGCTGATTCTAAG GATGCTGCggctgaggaagatgatgatgatgttgaccTTTTCGGAGAGGAGacagaagaggaaaagaaagctGCTGAAGAGAGAGCAGCTTCTGTGAAGGCATCTACAAAGAAGAAGGAAT CTGGAAAGTCATCAGTTTTGATTGATATCAAGCCGTGGGATGATGAGACTGACATGAAGAAGCTAGAGGAAGCTGTTAGATCTATTCAGATGGAAGGATTGTTTTGGGGAGCATCAAAGCTTGTCCCAGTTGGTTATGGTATCAAGAAGTTGCAGATTATGTGCACTATTGTTGATGACCTTGTCTCTATTGATACCATGATCGAAGAGCAACTCACTGTTGAACCAATCAATGAGTACGTCCAGAGCTGTGACATTGTTGCTTTCAACAAGATAT GA
- the LOC104741625 gene encoding proline-, glutamic acid- and leucine-rich protein 1-like, producing MASFERFEDMYDSRLKPKILRNLLSEYVPNEKQPLTNFLVLSKVVSTISTHKLLSESPPASVDQNHHAKSNSAVDDWVNRLLALVSSDMPDKCWVGICLMGVTCQECSLDRFISSYSVWFNSLLSHLKNPASSRIVQVASCTSISDLLTRLSRFSNTKKDAVSHAAKVILPIIKLLEEDSSEALWEGIVHLLSTVVILFPAAFHSNYDKVEAAIASKILSAKTSSNMLKKFAHLLALLPKVKGTEESWSLMMQKLLISINIHLNNFFQGLEEETKGTKAIQRLTPPGKDSPLPLGGQNGGLDDAAWNSEQLIVSRVSTLMLCSSTMLTSSYKSKINIPVGSILSLVERVLAVNGSLPRAMSPFMTGIQQELVCAELPTLHSSALELLRTTIKSIRSQLLPYAASVVRLVSSYFKKCSLPELRIKLYSITTTLLKSMGIGMAMQLAQEVVTNASADLDPRSVEGFDAVSSKNMSLTNGAVLQACSKKRKHSTNSGVEAENSAFEVGVPHNHSSSPITLKIASLEALETLLTIGGALGSDSWRERVDNLLMTTATSACEGRWANTETYHCLPNKSTTDLDEFQLAALRAFLASLVSPSRVRPAFLAEGLELFRTGKLQAGMKVAGFCAQALMSLEVVIHPRALPLDGLPSLGNLFPESNSLASQKHNTPNPNKLNGIAHDGDDLCNKWLANADVPSNNAIQRTLETTLPFQETKRLKVGNDLATVTSLGVQDPTDMVASENVQQADVPVQVPEGSLGQISDKDATAPQDGYVEVVSGTQEGEDYVVKDSLMEEASIGKRESLDESDDDSIPSLKDDDFLSDSDAES from the exons ATGGCGTCTTTTGAGCGTTTCGAAGACATGTATGACTCAAGATTGAAACCCAAGATTCTCAGAAACCTTCTCTCCGAATATGTTCCAAACGAGAAGCAGCCTCTGACCAACTTTTTAGTACTCTCCAAGGTTGTATCCACTATCTCCACCCACAAGCTCTTATCTGAATCTCCTCCAGCTTCAGTTGACCAGAATCATCATGCCAAATCGAATTCAGCCGTTGATGATTGGGTTAATAGACTATTGGCATTGGTTTCTTCAGATATG cCAGATAAATGCTGGGTAGGTATTTGTTTGATGGGAGTAACTTGTCAAGAATGCAGCTTAGATCGTTTCATTAGTTCCTACTCTGTTTGGTTTAACAGTTTATTATCACATCTTAAG AATCCAGCAAGTTCTAGAATCGTCCAAGTGGCTTCATGTACTTCAATCTCTGATCTCCTTACAAG GCTGTCTAGATTTTCGAATACAAAGAAAGATGCAGTTTCACACGCTGCGAAAGTAATCCTACCTATCATTAAACTATTGGAGGAAGATTCTTCAGAAGCACTATGG GAAGGCATTGTCCATTTGCTAAGTACAGTTGTAATCTTGTTTCCTGCTGCCTTCCACAGTAATTATGACAAG GTTGAAGCCGCTATTGCCTCCAAAATACTTTCTGCGAAAACCAGTTCTAATATGTTAAAg AAATTTGCCCACTTGCTAGCATTGCTCCCCAAAGTTAAAGGAACCGAGGAAAGCTGGTCCTTGATGATGCAAAAGTTATTGATATCTATAAACAtacatttaaataattttttccaagGTCTAGAAGAAG aaacaaaaggaacaaaagCAATCCAAAGATTGACTCCTCCTGGAAAAGACTCTCCTTTGCCCCTGGGAGGTCAAAATGGGGGTTTGGATGATGCAGCGTGGAACTCTGAACAATTGATTGTATCCAGAGTTTCTACACTTATGCTCTGCAGTTCAACGATGTTAACTAGCTCGTACAAATCCAAG ATTAATATTCCAGTTGGCTCAATATTATCCCTTGTTGAGCGAGTGCTAGCGGTGAATGGCTCTCTACCTCGAGCCATGTCACCCTTCATGACAGGGATCCAGCAAGAATTGGTTTGTGCAGAACTTCCAACTTTGCATTCGTCTGCTCTGGAACTCTTGCGTACTACCATAAAGAGTATCCGCAG CCAACTTTTACCATATGCTGCATCTGTAGTGAGACTTGTTAGTAGTTACTTCAAGAAATGTTCATTACCAGAATTGAGGATAAAGCTCTACTCAATCACTACGACCTTGCTCAAATCCATGGGTATAG GAATGGCAATGCAACTAGCACAGGAAGTTGTCACTAATGCCTCTGCGGATCTAGACCCAAGAAGTGTAGAAGGATTTGATGCGGTATCTAGCAAAAACATGTCGCTTACTAACGGAGCTGTTCTTCAGGCATGCAGTAAAAAAAGGAAGCATTCAACTAATTCAGGAGTCGAGGCAGAGAATTCTGCTTTTGAAGTGGGAGTTCCTCACAATCACTCCAGTAGCCCAATTACATTGAAGATTGCATCTCTTGAGGCTCTGGAAACTCTTCTGACCATT ggtGGTGCATTGGGATCAGATAGCTGGAGAGAACGTGTTGATAATCTTCTAATGACCACAGCAACAAGTGCTTGTGAAGGGAGATGGGCCAATACTGAAACTTACCATTGTTTACCCAATAAGTCGACTACAGATCTGGATGAGTTTCAGCTTGCAGCACTCCGTGCCTTCTTGGCATCTCTCGTTTCTCCATCACGAGTACGCCCTGCATTTTTAGCTGAAGGGCTTGAGCTTTTCCGAACAG GTAAACTTCAGGCTGGAATGAAAGTTGCCGGATTCTGTGCTCAAGCTCTCATGTCCCTTGAAGTTGTCATACATCCGAGGGCACTTCCACTTGACGGTCTCCCATCACTTGGCAACTTGTTTCCAGAAAGCAATTCCCTTGCCAGCCAAAAACACAACACACCTAATCCGAATAAGTTGAATGGTATTGCTCATGATGGTGATGATCTATGCAACAAATGGCTGGCAAATGCGGACGTTCCTTCTAACAACGCAATTCAGAGAACCTTAGAGACTACTTTACCTTTCCAAGAGACTAAAAGATTGAAAGTTGGGAATGATTTAGCTACTGTCACATCTCTGGGTGTCCAAGATCCTACTGATATGGTTGCATCAGAGAATGTTCAACAAGCGGATGTGCCTGTGCAGGTTCCTGAGGGATCTCTTGGACAGATTTCGGACAAAGATGCTACGGCTCCCCAAGACGGTTATGTAGAAGTAGTGAGTGGGACTCAGGAGGGAGAGGATTATGTGGTTAAGGATAGTCTGATGGAGGAAGCATCAATTGGTAAGAGAGAATCATTAgatgaatctgatgatgattcTATTCCTAGTCTTAAGGACGATGATTTTCTCTCTGATTCTGATGCTGAATCTTAG
- the LOC109128816 gene encoding uncharacterized protein LOC109128816 gives MVNTQNTLFVFQPDQQALAPQPLTPFSAVTANRASAIRRCRLMISAKTLEMILEDEISPEDDHLSIAPSLDSLLVCPATSCF, from the coding sequence ATGGTTAATACTCAAAACACCCTTTTCGTCTTCCAACCAGACCAACAGGCTCTCGCACCTCAACCTCTGACTCCATTCTCTGCCGTGACTGCGAACCGTGCCTCAGCCATACGTAGGTGCCGACTCATGATCTCTGCCAAAACTCTCGAAATGATCCTCGAGGATGAGATATCACCAGAAGATGATCATCTAAGCATTGCCCCTTCGTTGGATTCTCTTTTGGTGTGTCCAGCGACCTCTTGTTTCTAA